The Musa acuminata AAA Group cultivar baxijiao chromosome BXJ1-3, Cavendish_Baxijiao_AAA, whole genome shotgun sequence genome window below encodes:
- the LOC135623546 gene encoding uncharacterized protein LOC135623546, with amino-acid sequence MASAAPSSSSSDGRATTGRRPLGLVANAIKRKHGFLHLFVMTGILMLSMRSLGQKYRIRDLSRDNDLLREEYDALSRRTAAVKDDLLHEASLDSSGLLADHLRRLFREDTDH; translated from the coding sequence ATGGCGTCTGCTGCTCCTTCCTCGTCGTCATCGGATGGGCGCGCGACGACGGGGCGGAGGCCGCTGGGGCTGGTGGCGAATGCGATAAAGCGGAAGCATGGCTTCCTGCATCTCTTTGTCATGACGGGCATCCTCATGCTCAGCATGCGCTCGCTGGGGCAGAAGTACCGGATCCGCGACCTCTCCCGCGACAACGATCTCCTCCGCGAGGAGTACGACGCCCTATCCCGCCGCACCGCTGCCGTCAAGGACGACCTTCTCCACGAAGCCTCCCTTGACTCCTCCGGCCTCCTCGCCGACCACCTCCGCCGCCTCTTCCGCGAGGACACCGACCACTAG